In Vagococcus luciliae, one genomic interval encodes:
- a CDS encoding 1-propanol dehydrogenase PduQ: MLNEFQMATEIFSGKDSLEELSQLTLKKVLLVCDPYMVQCGRADELVNLLAKSEIECTIFSEITPDPTIEIVTKGLVSALSVEPDSIIALGGGSAMDAAKAIRYIYQIVHQDISISLICIPTTSGTGSEVTSFSVISDPISDSKYALVDKKMIPDVAILDPKLVLTVPKNITADTGIDVFTHCIEALASTKANDFTDANGEKAITIIWDKLVTAYNDGENIDIRESIHNASCLAGIAFNEASLGICHSLSHALGGRFHLPHGRVNALLLPHVISYNAELENDRETDNLEKYRRIAGVLGIQSGTAKSTVYAFISKLKRLMKQLDLPQSIEEFGIDHQAFLEAIPEMAEKAMQDKCTLTNPRKPQQADLEMIYRKLLRGGY, encoded by the coding sequence TTGTTAAATGAATTTCAAATGGCGACTGAAATTTTTTCAGGAAAAGATTCTTTAGAAGAATTAAGTCAATTAACATTAAAAAAAGTGTTGTTAGTTTGTGATCCATACATGGTTCAATGTGGAAGAGCAGATGAGTTGGTGAATTTATTAGCTAAAAGTGAGATTGAATGTACTATTTTTTCTGAGATCACACCTGATCCAACCATTGAGATTGTAACAAAAGGACTTGTTTCTGCTTTATCGGTTGAACCAGATAGCATCATCGCTCTTGGTGGTGGATCGGCAATGGATGCGGCAAAGGCAATTCGTTATATTTATCAAATAGTGCATCAAGATATCTCTATTTCTCTTATTTGCATTCCAACTACAAGTGGAACAGGCAGTGAAGTGACATCATTTTCAGTTATTTCAGATCCAATATCTGATAGCAAATATGCATTGGTTGATAAGAAAATGATTCCAGATGTGGCAATATTAGATCCTAAATTGGTTTTAACTGTTCCTAAAAATATTACAGCAGATACTGGGATAGATGTTTTCACACATTGTATTGAGGCATTAGCTTCAACAAAAGCTAATGATTTTACAGATGCAAATGGTGAAAAAGCAATCACGATTATCTGGGATAAACTAGTAACAGCTTATAACGATGGTGAAAACATAGATATTAGAGAAAGTATTCATAACGCTTCTTGTTTAGCTGGAATAGCGTTTAACGAGGCATCGTTGGGGATTTGTCATAGCTTATCACATGCGCTAGGAGGACGTTTCCATTTACCTCATGGAAGAGTAAATGCATTATTACTTCCTCATGTTATCTCTTATAATGCGGAATTAGAAAATGATAGAGAAACAGACAATTTAGAAAAATATCGACGTATTGCAGGTGTTCTAGGTATACAATCAGGAACGGCTAAATCAACTGTTTATGCGTTTATTTCTAAATTAAAACGTTTGATGAAACAATTAGATTTACCTCAATCGATTGAAGAATTTGGAATTGATCACCAAGCATTTCTAGAAGCTATTCCAGAAATGGCTGAAAAAGCAATGCAAGATAAATGCACGTTGACAAATCCTCGAAAACCTCAGCAAGCAGACTTAGAAATGATTTATCGTAAGTTGTTGAGAGGTGGGTATTAA
- the eutJ gene encoding ethanolamine utilization protein EutJ, with protein MTNEMTLHCNKFIQTFETVIKTPKKSKSDVFYTGVDLGTACIVLVVLGSDYQPVAGAYQYANVVRDGMVVDYVGAVDIVRELKEELEKKLGTTLVYAAASLPPGTDGLDGGAIKNVVQSAGFELTNVLDEPTAANQLLGLTDGAVVDIGGGTTGIAILENGKVVKVADEATGGTHLSLVIAGNYKFNFEQAEKYKRNVKHHDELLLVVKPVIQKISSIISNQVKGYKVNDIYLVGGTACLKGIETIIEKETGIKTIKPINPMFVTPIGIALSCTNQVM; from the coding sequence ATGACAAACGAGATGACGTTACACTGTAATAAGTTTATTCAAACATTTGAAACGGTTATTAAAACACCTAAAAAAAGTAAATCTGACGTGTTTTATACAGGAGTTGATTTAGGAACAGCTTGTATTGTTTTAGTTGTTTTAGGTAGCGATTATCAACCTGTTGCAGGTGCTTATCAATACGCCAATGTTGTCAGAGATGGAATGGTAGTTGACTATGTAGGGGCCGTTGATATTGTTAGAGAATTAAAAGAAGAGTTAGAAAAAAAATTAGGCACTACACTTGTTTATGCAGCAGCCTCTTTACCACCTGGAACAGATGGTTTAGATGGTGGGGCTATAAAAAATGTCGTACAAAGTGCAGGGTTTGAGTTGACTAATGTATTAGATGAACCAACAGCAGCCAATCAGTTATTAGGATTAACTGATGGCGCTGTGGTTGATATTGGTGGAGGAACAACAGGGATTGCTATTTTAGAAAATGGAAAAGTAGTGAAAGTTGCAGATGAAGCAACAGGGGGTACTCACTTATCATTAGTTATTGCTGGAAATTATAAATTTAATTTTGAACAAGCAGAAAAATATAAACGTAATGTAAAACATCATGATGAATTATTACTCGTGGTTAAGCCAGTGATTCAAAAAATATCTTCAATTATTTCAAATCAAGTTAAAGGATATAAGGTAAATGATATTTATCTTGTTGGTGGTACAGCTTGCTTGAAAGGGATTGAAACAATTATCGAAAAAGAGACAGGGATAAAAACGATTAAACCAATTAATCCAATGTTTGTCACACCAATAGGAATTGCTTTAAGTTGTACCAATCAAGTAATGTAA
- the cutD gene encoding choline TMA-lyase-activating enzyme — MVFNIQKYSLYDGPGIRTIVFFKGCPLRCQWCANPEGLERKFQVMYKESICSDCHACVDACPVGIHYIDEKGNHQVNRDIACTGCQECVAVCPMSALNITGEIRSISEVMEIIHEDDEFYEQSGGGVTLSGGECTAQPEAALALLQACKADGINTAIETCGHSRMDRLMAIAEYVDLFLYDLKHMDPVKHNQLTGISNERILENLKQLLEDGHDVHIRMPMLKMINDSKPEIEQIVNFLLPYKDYPNFKGIDLLPYHKLGVNKYGQLGMEYPVDGDPSLSDEELDQIESWIKEYDFFVKVVRH; from the coding sequence ATGGTTTTTAATATCCAAAAATATAGTCTTTATGATGGACCTGGTATCCGGACGATTGTATTTTTTAAAGGCTGTCCCTTAAGATGCCAATGGTGTGCTAATCCGGAGGGGTTAGAACGAAAATTTCAAGTCATGTATAAAGAAAGTATTTGCAGTGATTGCCATGCTTGTGTGGATGCTTGCCCAGTTGGAATTCATTACATTGATGAAAAAGGTAATCATCAAGTGAATCGTGATATTGCTTGTACAGGATGTCAAGAATGTGTGGCTGTTTGCCCAATGTCAGCTTTAAACATTACAGGAGAAATACGATCTATTTCAGAAGTGATGGAGATTATTCATGAAGATGATGAGTTTTATGAACAATCTGGTGGAGGGGTGACACTAAGTGGTGGTGAATGCACCGCACAACCTGAAGCAGCTCTTGCCTTATTGCAAGCATGTAAAGCAGATGGTATTAACACAGCTATTGAAACATGTGGTCACTCACGAATGGATCGCTTGATGGCAATCGCTGAGTATGTGGATTTATTCTTATATGATTTAAAACATATGGATCCAGTGAAACATAATCAATTAACTGGGATTAGTAATGAACGGATTTTAGAGAATCTAAAACAACTACTAGAAGATGGACACGATGTTCACATCAGAATGCCAATGTTAAAAATGATTAATGATAGCAAACCAGAAATAGAACAAATTGTTAATTTCTTATTGCCTTATAAAGATTACCCTAATTTTAAAGGGATTGATTTACTGCCTTATCATAAATTGGGTGTGAATAAATATGGGCAATTAGGTATGGAATATCCAGTAGATGGTGACCCATCATTATCTGATGAAGAGTTAGATCAGATTGAAAGTTGGATTAAAGAATATGATTTCTTTGTAAAAGTGGTGCGACATTAA
- a CDS encoding BMC domain-containing protein, translated as MNESLGMIETKGLLATIAASDTMLKSADVHLLGVTKVGGGLTSILITGDVSAVTTAVSTAESNLSYLSFDTVVSSHVIARPAVDSSLFIDKTESIEKSIDVIEELEVKETVTLEEEPVNSLIIEDTKKTLDLDFLELNNLTYHDKEELMQHLTQMKVVDLRKIAKHQTNFSIVRKDLYKTSKEKLVETLSEFLINNE; from the coding sequence ATGAATGAGTCTCTAGGAATGATTGAAACAAAAGGACTTTTGGCAACCATTGCGGCTTCAGATACCATGTTAAAGTCAGCTGACGTTCATCTACTTGGTGTTACTAAAGTAGGTGGAGGATTAACTTCTATTTTAATTACAGGCGATGTTTCGGCAGTAACCACAGCTGTGAGTACTGCTGAATCGAACCTTTCTTATCTATCCTTTGATACAGTTGTGTCATCACATGTGATAGCAAGACCAGCAGTTGATTCCAGTCTTTTTATAGATAAAACAGAGTCTATAGAAAAAAGTATTGATGTAATAGAAGAACTTGAAGTTAAGGAAACAGTCACTTTAGAAGAAGAGCCGGTGAATTCCTTAATAATTGAAGATACTAAAAAAACATTAGATTTAGATTTTTTAGAATTAAATAATTTAACCTATCATGATAAAGAAGAATTGATGCAACATTTGACTCAAATGAAAGTCGTTGATTTGAGAAAAATAGCTAAACATCAAACAAATTTTAGTATTGTTAGAAAAGATCTTTATAAAACAAGTAAAGAAAAATTAGTAGAAACATTAAGTGAGTTTTTAATAAACAATGAATAG
- a CDS encoding acetaldehyde dehydrogenase (acetylating), whose translation MEIFDKDLKSIQEARDLARKGKVAANEISTFSQEQIDHILQKMVQVVSQQSSNLAQRAVEETGFGKVMDKMYKNHAASTLLYDEIKNEKTIGIVSEDELKGTFDVAEPVGLVLGIIPSTNPTSTVIFKAMIAIKSRNAIVFSPHPSALDCTKKTAEMLNRAAVSAGAPDGIISCSTIPTMAGTNELLHAPEVSLIIATGGPGMVKAAYSSGKPALGVGAGNSPAYIEKTANVKTAVEKIIASKTFDNGTICASEQSIICEKGNEEEVVREFKAQGGYFMTPEETEKVCALLFKNGYVMNAGFVGREATVIAEAAGITVPSDTKVLIGRQEGVGKGYPLSFEKLTTVLGFYVVNNWEEACHLSIELLQNGIGHTMSIHTNDKDMVMKFAAKPASRILVNTGGSQGGTGISTGLPISFTLGCGTFGGSSVSENVGPKHLLNIKKVAYGLKDVRTLVKDDKTFHPDGENFCIGEERVCQMSEASKNVTDVSENDLETLTKVVRQILSTMN comes from the coding sequence ATGGAAATATTTGATAAAGATTTAAAATCCATACAAGAAGCAAGAGATTTAGCGCGTAAAGGTAAAGTAGCAGCTAATGAGATTTCGACTTTTTCACAAGAGCAAATCGATCATATCTTGCAAAAAATGGTTCAAGTGGTTAGTCAACAATCATCTAATTTAGCACAAAGAGCTGTTGAAGAAACAGGATTTGGAAAAGTGATGGATAAGATGTATAAGAATCATGCTGCTTCAACTCTTTTATATGATGAAATAAAGAATGAAAAAACAATCGGGATTGTTTCAGAAGATGAATTAAAAGGAACGTTTGATGTTGCAGAACCAGTGGGATTAGTATTAGGGATTATTCCATCAACTAACCCTACTTCTACAGTTATTTTTAAAGCAATGATAGCCATTAAATCAAGAAATGCTATTGTCTTTTCACCACATCCATCAGCTCTAGATTGCACGAAAAAAACAGCTGAGATGTTAAATCGCGCTGCAGTATCAGCAGGGGCACCTGATGGTATTATTAGTTGTTCAACTATACCAACTATGGCAGGAACAAACGAGTTATTACATGCACCTGAAGTGAGTTTAATTATTGCAACAGGTGGTCCTGGTATGGTAAAAGCTGCTTATAGTTCAGGAAAACCAGCATTAGGTGTTGGGGCAGGAAATTCACCAGCCTATATTGAAAAAACAGCTAATGTTAAAACAGCAGTGGAAAAAATCATTGCATCTAAAACATTTGATAATGGAACTATCTGTGCGTCAGAACAATCCATCATCTGTGAAAAAGGAAATGAAGAAGAAGTTGTTCGTGAATTTAAAGCACAAGGTGGTTATTTCATGACACCAGAAGAAACAGAAAAAGTATGTGCTTTACTATTTAAAAATGGTTATGTGATGAATGCTGGTTTTGTTGGACGAGAAGCCACAGTGATTGCAGAAGCAGCAGGTATCACTGTACCAAGCGATACAAAAGTATTGATTGGTCGACAAGAAGGTGTTGGAAAAGGTTACCCATTATCATTTGAAAAATTAACAACGGTATTAGGTTTTTATGTGGTAAATAATTGGGAAGAAGCCTGTCATTTAAGTATTGAGTTATTACAAAATGGTATCGGACATACGATGAGTATTCATACCAATGATAAAGATATGGTGATGAAGTTTGCGGCTAAACCAGCTTCAAGAATTTTAGTTAATACTGGAGGAAGCCAAGGTGGAACAGGTATCTCAACAGGGTTACCAATTTCATTTACATTAGGCTGTGGAACATTTGGTGGAAGTTCAGTTTCTGAAAATGTTGGACCAAAACATTTATTAAACATTAAAAAAGTAGCGTATGGATTGAAAGATGTTCGAACACTGGTAAAGGATGATAAAACATTCCATCCAGATGGCGAGAATTTCTGTATTGGGGAAGAAAGAGTTTGCCAAATGAGTGAGGCATCTAAAAACGTAACGGATGTATCAGAAAATGACTTAGAGACACTAACGAAAGTTGTTCGTCAGATATTATCTACGATGAATTAA
- a CDS encoding EutN/CcmL family microcompartment protein, whose protein sequence is MVTATLIDNIWATRKSDKLNGLKLMLAKINGGTKDGEVIVVCDVIGAGIGDRVIIATGSAARRMLEDDLIPIDAAVIGIIDESCESV, encoded by the coding sequence ATGGTAACTGCGACGTTAATAGATAATATTTGGGCAACACGAAAATCTGATAAATTGAATGGGTTGAAGTTAATGCTTGCCAAAATTAATGGTGGTACAAAAGATGGTGAGGTTATAGTTGTCTGTGACGTGATTGGGGCAGGTATTGGTGATCGGGTCATTATTGCCACAGGAAGCGCAGCAAGACGAATGCTGGAAGACGATCTTATTCCTATTGATGCTGCTGTAATAGGTATTATTGATGAAAGTTGTGAGTCAGTGTAA
- a CDS encoding BMC domain-containing protein — MLDDTVKRVIEESVPGKQVTLAHVIASPIEEIYDSLGIENEGAIGILTISPFETAIIAADIAGKSADVQVGFLDRFTGSVLISGDVQSVEESLQTVVNVLKQTLNYEVVKVTRT, encoded by the coding sequence CTGTTAGATGATACTGTTAAACGAGTAATAGAAGAGTCAGTTCCAGGAAAGCAAGTAACGTTAGCTCATGTTATTGCTTCTCCAATTGAAGAAATTTATGACTCTCTAGGTATTGAAAATGAAGGTGCAATCGGTATTTTAACCATTTCTCCATTTGAAACAGCTATTATTGCCGCGGATATTGCAGGGAAAAGTGCTGATGTACAGGTTGGTTTTCTTGATCGATTTACAGGTTCTGTATTGATTTCAGGAGATGTTCAAAGTGTGGAAGAATCTCTTCAAACAGTTGTCAATGTGTTAAAACAGACATTGAATTACGAGGTTGTTAAGGTGACACGTACATGA
- the cutC gene encoding choline trimethylamine-lyase: MDIKEFSAKLAEATKELSTEEQQALMKMFASVSDDITKTDSVDLTFVSGNQSGVPNGITPRLEALKENYLKQKPTITTHKARVMTEIARENPGMPKNILRSKSFKKSCETAPLVIQENELIVGAPNGAPRAGSFSPDIAWRWMEEEIDTISSRPQDPFYISDEDKRIMREELFPFWKGKSIDEYCEDQFREAGVWEISGESFVSDCSYHAVNGGGDSNPGYDVILMKKGMLDVQKEAQEQLDKLSYDNPEDIEKIYFYKSIIETAEGVMIYARRMSEYAAQLAAKETNPQRKKELQKISEINAKVPANKPETFWEAIQAVWTIESLLVVEENQTGMSIGRVDQYMYPFFKNDIETGRMSEFEAFELAGCMLIKMSEMMWITSEGGSKFFAGYQPFVNMCVGGVTREGYDATNDLTYLLMDAVRHVKVYQPSLACRIHNRSPREYLKKIVDVVRAGIGFPACHFDDTHIKMMLAKGVSIEDARDYCLMGCVEPQKSGRLYQWTSTAYTQWPICIELVLNRGVPLWYGKQVCPDLGDVSQYKTYEQFEEAVKEQIKYVTELSSIATVITQRVHRDLAPKPLMSIMYEGCMENGKDVSSGGAMYNFGPGVVWSGLATYTDSMAAIKKLVFEENKYTLEELNTALKADFVGYEQVRTDCLNAPKYGNDDDYADLIAADLIHFTEKEHRKHKTLFSELCHGTLSISNNTPLGQLTGASANGRKAWIPLSDGISPTQGADFKGPTAIIKSVSKMANDTMNMGMVHNFKIMSGMLDTEEGENSLITLLKTASVLGNGEMQFNYLDNETLLDAQKHPEQYRDLIVRVAGYSAFFVELCQDVQDEIISRTMITKF, encoded by the coding sequence ATGGATATTAAAGAATTCTCAGCTAAATTAGCTGAAGCGACAAAAGAGTTAAGTACAGAAGAACAACAAGCATTGATGAAAATGTTTGCTTCAGTATCAGATGATATTACAAAAACAGATTCAGTTGATTTAACTTTTGTAAGCGGTAATCAATCAGGCGTGCCAAATGGTATAACACCTAGATTGGAAGCTTTGAAAGAAAATTACTTAAAACAAAAACCAACTATCACGACTCATAAAGCACGGGTGATGACAGAAATAGCCAGAGAAAATCCTGGAATGCCTAAAAATATTTTACGATCAAAATCATTTAAGAAAAGTTGTGAAACAGCACCTTTAGTTATTCAAGAGAATGAATTAATTGTTGGGGCTCCAAATGGCGCGCCAAGAGCTGGATCTTTTTCACCAGATATTGCATGGCGTTGGATGGAAGAAGAAATTGATACGATTTCTAGTAGACCACAGGATCCATTTTATATTTCTGATGAAGACAAACGTATCATGAGAGAAGAATTATTCCCATTTTGGAAAGGTAAATCAATTGATGAATACTGTGAAGATCAATTTAGAGAAGCTGGCGTTTGGGAAATTTCTGGTGAATCATTTGTATCAGATTGTTCTTACCATGCAGTAAATGGTGGGGGAGATTCGAATCCTGGTTATGATGTCATTTTAATGAAAAAAGGCATGCTAGATGTCCAAAAAGAAGCACAAGAACAATTAGATAAATTAAGCTATGACAATCCTGAAGATATTGAAAAAATTTATTTCTACAAATCAATTATCGAAACAGCTGAAGGTGTGATGATTTACGCTCGTCGTATGTCAGAATATGCCGCTCAACTTGCAGCAAAAGAGACTAATCCACAACGTAAAAAAGAATTACAAAAGATTTCAGAAATTAATGCTAAAGTACCAGCTAATAAACCTGAAACATTTTGGGAAGCGATTCAAGCAGTTTGGACAATTGAATCTTTACTTGTTGTTGAAGAAAATCAAACAGGTATGTCAATTGGTCGTGTCGACCAATACATGTATCCATTCTTTAAGAATGATATCGAAACTGGTCGGATGAGTGAGTTTGAAGCATTTGAATTAGCGGGTTGTATGTTAATCAAAATGTCAGAAATGATGTGGATAACAAGTGAAGGTGGTTCTAAATTCTTTGCTGGTTATCAACCATTTGTCAATATGTGCGTGGGCGGAGTAACTCGTGAAGGCTATGACGCAACCAATGATTTAACTTATTTATTAATGGATGCTGTGAGACATGTAAAAGTGTACCAACCATCATTAGCTTGTCGAATTCATAATCGTTCCCCACGTGAATACTTGAAAAAAATTGTGGATGTTGTTCGTGCTGGAATTGGATTCCCTGCCTGTCATTTTGATGACACACATATCAAGATGATGTTAGCTAAAGGTGTGTCGATTGAAGATGCACGTGATTATTGTTTAATGGGTTGTGTTGAACCACAAAAATCAGGAAGACTTTATCAATGGACATCTACAGCCTACACACAATGGCCAATTTGTATCGAATTAGTGTTAAACAGAGGGGTTCCTTTATGGTATGGCAAACAAGTTTGTCCAGATTTAGGTGATGTATCACAATATAAAACATATGAACAATTTGAAGAAGCTGTTAAAGAGCAAATCAAATATGTGACAGAATTATCATCCATCGCAACGGTTATCACTCAACGTGTTCACCGAGATTTAGCACCAAAACCATTAATGTCAATCATGTATGAAGGTTGTATGGAAAATGGAAAAGATGTATCAAGTGGTGGAGCGATGTATAACTTTGGTCCTGGTGTGGTTTGGTCAGGATTGGCAACGTATACAGATTCAATGGCAGCTATTAAAAAATTAGTCTTTGAAGAGAACAAATACACACTTGAAGAACTTAATACAGCATTAAAAGCAGACTTTGTTGGCTATGAACAAGTCAGAACAGATTGCTTAAATGCACCAAAATATGGAAATGATGATGACTATGCAGATTTAATTGCAGCAGATCTTATTCACTTTACAGAAAAAGAACATCGTAAACACAAAACGTTATTCTCAGAATTATGTCATGGAACGTTATCTATTTCAAACAATACACCTTTAGGACAATTGACAGGAGCATCTGCTAATGGTCGTAAAGCATGGATTCCGTTGTCAGATGGTATCAGTCCAACACAAGGTGCAGATTTTAAAGGCCCTACAGCGATTATTAAATCTGTTTCTAAAATGGCTAATGATACGATGAATATGGGAATGGTTCATAACTTTAAAATTATGTCAGGTATGTTGGATACAGAAGAGGGAGAAAACAGCTTAATTACATTACTTAAAACAGCTAGTGTACTAGGAAATGGTGAAATGCAATTTAACTACCTTGATAACGAAACACTCTTAGATGCGCAAAAACATCCGGAACAATATCGTGATTTGATTGTTCGTGTTGCAGGATATAGTGCTTTCTTTGTTGAATTATGTCAAGACGTTCAAGATGAGATTATCAGCCGTACAATGATAACAAAATTTTAG
- a CDS encoding BMC domain-containing protein: MDCRIIKSPGENTMAILNRRKSSKEKLDKPDAIGLVQGKLIEMICATDVAEKAVGVTIEDIRGSCPQNMILLAIFGDTASVVAAIEEIKRREKNNEW, translated from the coding sequence ATGGATTGTCGAATTATTAAATCACCCGGTGAAAATACGATGGCTATTTTAAATAGACGAAAAAGTTCAAAAGAAAAGTTAGATAAACCAGATGCAATTGGCTTAGTTCAAGGGAAATTAATAGAGATGATTTGTGCCACAGATGTTGCAGAAAAGGCTGTTGGTGTGACAATTGAAGATATTCGAGGAAGTTGTCCACAAAATATGATTTTACTAGCAATTTTTGGGGATACAGCCTCAGTAGTTGCAGCGATTGAAGAAATCAAGCGAAGAGAGAAGAATAACGAATGGTAA
- a CDS encoding cupin domain-containing protein — protein sequence MKKLICASDVESLHEENKRVIPITENTIVTPSANDLAEEYDMTFKVEKGKLNVSEMITQEWSKESLVTLLKNLIMDNALSPFILERDLSGVEIIKHHTIQLKGFPQRERGVFAQELMHSSNGEGCLEYVSINPMHFIEQQVDDTFFYIIEGELKATLKESTTCLADGDIIYVPKDEVIDWDVTKQTKVIKVKMKGCVS from the coding sequence ATGAAAAAATTGATTTGTGCTAGTGATGTGGAGTCACTCCATGAAGAGAATAAACGAGTCATTCCTATCACAGAAAACACAATTGTAACCCCTTCAGCAAATGATTTAGCTGAAGAATATGATATGACGTTTAAAGTTGAAAAAGGCAAGTTAAATGTATCCGAAATGATAACACAGGAATGGAGTAAAGAATCTTTAGTGACGTTACTAAAAAATTTAATAATGGATAACGCGTTATCTCCTTTTATTCTCGAAAGAGATTTGAGTGGTGTGGAAATAATAAAACATCACACGATACAATTAAAGGGTTTTCCACAAAGAGAACGAGGGGTTTTTGCTCAAGAATTAATGCACTCATCTAACGGAGAAGGTTGTTTAGAATATGTCTCTATCAATCCAATGCATTTTATTGAACAACAAGTCGATGATACTTTCTTTTATATCATTGAGGGAGAATTAAAGGCAACATTAAAAGAGAGTACAACATGTTTAGCAGATGGAGATATCATATATGTGCCTAAAGATGAAGTAATTGATTGGGATGTCACCAAGCAAACAAAAGTAATTAAAGTGAAGATGAAAGGTTGTGTTAGCTGA
- a CDS encoding EutP/PduV family microcompartment system protein → MKKRVLIIGPKQSGKREIAQYIEQSQTEIRKVANVLYTEKTMIVPDTYLESPWMHKHIIALQQTASCALFLVPIKSSKVSYPPNFSKIFRVPVVGMITSHGKSYTEKDQKQALNVIEKIGLSKTWYQVDLEKETDVEYLINTLKW, encoded by the coding sequence ATGAAAAAACGTGTGCTGATCATTGGACCTAAACAAAGTGGAAAAAGGGAGATTGCTCAATATATTGAGCAATCTCAAACAGAAATAAGAAAAGTAGCAAATGTATTATATACAGAAAAAACAATGATTGTTCCTGATACTTATTTAGAGAGTCCATGGATGCATAAACATATTATTGCATTACAACAAACAGCTAGTTGTGCGTTATTTTTAGTCCCTATTAAGTCCTCTAAAGTAAGTTATCCACCAAATTTTTCAAAAATTTTTCGTGTACCAGTTGTGGGAATGATAACGAGTCATGGAAAATCATATACGGAAAAAGATCAAAAACAAGCACTAAATGTTATTGAAAAGATAGGATTATCTAAAACGTGGTATCAAGTAGATTTAGAAAAAGAAACAGACGTAGAGTATTTAATAAATACTTTGAAGTGGTAA
- a CDS encoding phosphate propanoyltransferase, which produces MENYEELLIEILKKIAQESKQTDLSIPVGISNRHIHLSREDVECLFGKGYELTKLKDLSQPGQYACKETVMICGPKGMIENVRILGPERKQTQVEVLKSDCFKLGIKAPLRLSGELQDSGSVTLIGPKGSKMIVNGAIVAKRHIHMPSKDATRFDVIDGENVSIAFDGDRGGVLNEVTVRVDDHAGLECHIDVEEANALGVGSNTTIVIQKN; this is translated from the coding sequence ATGGAAAATTATGAAGAACTTTTAATAGAAATATTAAAAAAAATCGCACAAGAATCCAAACAAACAGATCTGAGTATTCCAGTAGGGATATCGAATCGACACATTCATTTGTCAAGAGAAGACGTAGAGTGTTTATTTGGTAAAGGTTATGAGCTGACGAAATTAAAAGATTTATCTCAACCTGGTCAATATGCTTGTAAAGAAACCGTGATGATTTGTGGACCTAAAGGGATGATAGAAAATGTTAGAATTTTAGGTCCTGAAAGAAAGCAAACACAAGTAGAAGTATTAAAAAGTGATTGTTTTAAATTAGGAATTAAAGCACCATTAAGATTATCGGGAGAATTACAAGATTCAGGATCTGTGACATTGATTGGTCCAAAAGGGTCTAAAATGATAGTCAATGGAGCGATTGTTGCTAAACGACATATTCATATGCCATCAAAAGATGCGACAAGATTTGATGTGATAGATGGCGAGAATGTCTCAATTGCTTTTGATGGAGACAGAGGTGGCGTACTAAATGAAGTCACCGTGCGAGTAGACGACCATGCTGGTCTAGAGTGTCATATTGACGTTGAAGAAGCTAACGCACTTGGAGTAGGTTCTAACA